A section of the Methanococcus vannielii SB genome encodes:
- a CDS encoding sensor histidine kinase, producing the protein MHSDNEISLRDKIIGLGERSAKKSYYPQLQEKLKYLEEKSIALLNILEDLEDSEKELRESEALLQIAGRTAKFGGFSADIGEQKITLSKQAALIFEMPENYSPLIDELIDCYDTKYQNIAKELFFNCGINGTPYDIEVELITKNGKKIWVRTTGEAVKNSKRNIVNVYGAFQDITEQKLAEQKLKKSYDELKELDRLKSEFTAIISHEIRTPITSIKGYTELLNDESMGKLNNNQKMCLNTILENVIRLGRLVSDVLDISRIERNTFTLNIQKVDVKDVLEHVLSELAPIALKKHIKLSLEIPNITIDADKDRLNQVFTNITENAIKFSPENEKVEITGKEGLNSDILISIKDNGIGISKNEFEKIFDRFYQIDSSNRRKKGGAGLGLPISKGIIKAHNGKIWVESELNQGSTFYISLPKK; encoded by the coding sequence ATGCACTCTGATAACGAAATATCACTTCGAGATAAAATTATTGGATTAGGAGAACGTTCAGCTAAAAAAAGCTACTATCCTCAGTTACAGGAAAAATTAAAGTACCTTGAAGAAAAATCCATTGCACTTTTAAATATTTTAGAAGATTTAGAGGATTCTGAAAAAGAATTAAGGGAAAGTGAAGCACTATTACAAATTGCTGGAAGAACTGCAAAATTTGGAGGATTTAGTGCAGACATTGGTGAACAAAAAATTACGCTATCTAAACAGGCGGCTTTAATTTTTGAAATGCCGGAAAATTATTCACCATTAATAGATGAGTTAATAGATTGCTATGATACAAAATACCAAAATATAGCAAAAGAACTTTTTTTTAACTGTGGAATAAATGGTACCCCATATGACATTGAAGTTGAACTTATAACTAAAAATGGGAAAAAAATATGGGTTAGAACAACTGGCGAAGCAGTAAAAAACAGTAAGAGAAATATTGTCAACGTATATGGGGCATTTCAAGACATTACTGAACAAAAACTTGCTGAACAAAAACTAAAAAAATCTTATGATGAATTAAAGGAGTTAGATAGATTAAAGTCTGAATTTACTGCAATAATTTCCCACGAAATTAGAACGCCGATAACATCAATTAAAGGCTACACTGAATTATTAAATGATGAAAGCATGGGGAAACTTAATAATAATCAAAAAATGTGTTTAAATACGATTTTAGAAAACGTTATAAGGCTTGGAAGACTAGTTTCAGACGTTTTAGACATTTCAAGAATAGAAAGAAATACATTTACATTGAATATTCAAAAAGTAGATGTTAAAGACGTATTAGAGCATGTTTTAAGTGAATTAGCACCGATAGCTTTAAAAAAACATATCAAATTGTCACTTGAAATACCTAATATCACTATCGATGCAGATAAGGATAGGTTAAATCAAGTCTTTACAAACATTACCGAAAATGCAATAAAATTTAGTCCTGAAAATGAAAAAGTAGAAATTACTGGAAAAGAAGGATTAAATAGTGATATCCTAATAAGTATTAAGGATAATGGGATAGGAATTTCAAAAAACGAGTTTGAAAAGATATTTGATAGATTTTATCAAATTGATTCGTCAAATAGGCGGAAAAAAGGAGGAGCTGGATTAGGGCTTCCAATTTCTAAGGGGATTATTAAAGCACATAATGGAAAAATATGGGTTGAAAGTGAACTTAATCAAGGAAGTACATTTTATATAAGTTTACCAAAAAAATAG
- a CDS encoding chemotaxis protein CheW: MDDVPKVVVFKLSSNEYGLRVNEVREVLKLQDITSLPNTPSYIVGVTNIRGEIMPIIDLRKKLNLFEDNLDEAASEKLVMVIEIDKIPVGILVDSVSDVMQISSKQIETIEGIKKNASGEYIEGIAKIGNRLIIILNIKNLIDPQEF; this comes from the coding sequence ATGGATGACGTTCCAAAAGTAGTAGTTTTTAAGTTATCAAGTAATGAATACGGTTTAAGAGTAAATGAAGTTAGAGAAGTTTTAAAATTACAAGACATTACTTCACTTCCAAATACTCCAAGTTATATTGTTGGCGTTACGAACATTCGTGGAGAAATAATGCCAATTATTGACTTAAGAAAAAAATTAAACCTTTTTGAAGATAATTTGGATGAAGCAGCGTCTGAAAAACTTGTAATGGTAATTGAAATTGATAAAATTCCAGTAGGAATTTTAGTTGATTCAGTAAGTGACGTTATGCAGATTTCATCAAAACAGATTGAAACTATTGAAGGAATTAAGAAAAATGCAAGTGGAGAATATATCGAAGGAATTGCAAAAATTGGAAACCGTTTAATAATTATTTTAAATATTAAGAATTTAATTGACCCACAAGAATTTTAA
- a CDS encoding cohesin domain-containing protein, protein MKIKTLVFIALIFCIVPQTFSEEISVVLNSSSDSFFIGESFDLELNLLNIPSDKKCGGFETRISYDKTQLQLSSITLSKDLNSDIGDVSLSNGRISIVWFSTPPTGDINIAKIKFNVLKEGNSTIELLGTTVSDSNGFTYNNMTLSNLKVKLSPLGYTVTEIDLINYETNKKINSKISIKGVKTPLKNISGNIYFENISIMDNPVPNILCSKFNYEVRDNNLSFFMIPNSIYENETFINLLTLPITVKNDDYRITPKVYVNDILLDNFSVNEKKQDENQDTFDGFMFYVDGKYTEKMDTTIGNSKTIRLRANNFKENLTDISGYIFINDSIFEILDYKIPEVSEVYSKLNRSKSNNPNIYVNESYLYFNISLKEQTTTNTFSLLEFRVTPKTNENTSSKVHVGNITVYSNETEILPKFKELTISVIERRKNIPPVTRIYYTIHNNNEVNFQAISHDEDDDLDSLKYYWEFGNGKNSTREKSSQKYPDYSMYLVSCKVTDPLNASYTAKGIIEILNINPITYEVSNRSFKTLKSGENETIVLNMSLTNPFTYPVSVYIEFTGTGSPNSPRYNIELNSQENKTVNLKLDVSKTTEIKWNVRYYPPVSLGNKDIAIGYYQWDFTEKIEFIDPPKIINSTEIVDIEGSNILLKVNKVKKVENQVIEQSFSDSGFSIIYYCFASILGVFTGLTFVNSKIK, encoded by the coding sequence ATGAAAATAAAAACCTTAGTTTTTATAGCATTGATCTTTTGCATTGTGCCCCAGACGTTTTCAGAGGAAATTTCAGTAGTATTAAACTCTAGTTCTGATTCTTTTTTTATTGGTGAATCTTTTGATTTAGAATTAAATCTTTTAAATATTCCCTCAGATAAAAAATGTGGTGGCTTTGAAACACGGATATCTTACGATAAAACTCAATTACAACTATCAAGTATTACCCTATCAAAAGATTTAAATTCCGATATTGGGGACGTATCTTTGTCAAATGGTAGGATTAGTATTGTATGGTTTTCAACTCCTCCAACTGGCGATATAAATATTGCAAAAATAAAATTTAACGTATTAAAAGAAGGTAATTCCACTATTGAATTACTGGGGACTACTGTTTCTGATTCTAACGGTTTTACGTACAATAATATGACTTTGAGTAATTTAAAAGTTAAATTATCTCCCTTAGGGTACACAGTTACTGAAATTGACTTAATTAATTACGAAACAAATAAAAAAATAAATTCTAAAATATCAATAAAAGGTGTTAAAACCCCTTTAAAAAATATATCTGGAAATATTTACTTTGAAAACATATCTATTATGGATAATCCTGTTCCAAATATATTATGTTCAAAATTTAATTACGAAGTTAGGGATAATAATCTTTCATTTTTCATGATTCCAAATTCAATTTATGAAAATGAAACATTTATTAATTTATTAACTCTTCCAATAACTGTAAAGAACGATGATTATAGAATAACTCCAAAAGTTTATGTAAATGATATTCTTTTAGATAATTTTTCAGTAAATGAAAAAAAGCAAGATGAGAATCAAGATACTTTTGATGGATTTATGTTTTATGTTGATGGGAAATATACTGAAAAAATGGATACGACGATAGGTAATTCCAAAACAATTAGATTAAGAGCAAATAACTTCAAAGAAAACCTTACCGATATTTCAGGATATATTTTTATTAATGATTCAATTTTCGAAATCTTAGACTATAAAATACCCGAAGTTTCAGAAGTTTATTCAAAGTTGAATAGGTCAAAATCAAATAATCCTAATATTTACGTAAATGAGAGTTATCTTTATTTTAACATTTCTCTAAAAGAACAAACGACAACAAATACATTTAGTTTACTGGAGTTTAGGGTGACTCCAAAGACAAATGAAAATACTTCTTCAAAAGTTCATGTTGGAAATATTACCGTATACTCAAATGAAACTGAAATTTTACCTAAATTTAAAGAATTAACTATAAGTGTTATTGAAAGGCGTAAAAATATTCCGCCAGTAACTAGAATATATTACACAATACACAATAATAATGAAGTAAATTTCCAAGCAATAAGTCATGATGAAGATGATGATTTAGATAGTTTGAAATACTATTGGGAATTTGGAAATGGAAAAAATTCAACTAGGGAAAAGTCTTCTCAAAAATATCCTGACTACTCCATGTACCTTGTTTCGTGTAAAGTCACTGACCCATTAAATGCAAGTTATACTGCAAAAGGAATAATCGAAATTTTAAACATTAATCCAATCACCTATGAGGTATCTAACAGATCATTTAAAACTCTTAAATCGGGTGAAAATGAAACAATAGTTTTAAACATGAGTTTAACAAACCCATTTACATATCCAGTAAGCGTATATATTGAATTTACTGGAACTGGAAGCCCCAATAGTCCAAGATATAATATCGAATTAAATAGCCAAGAAAATAAAACGGTTAACTTAAAGTTAGATGTTTCAAAAACTACTGAAATAAAATGGAATGTGCGGTACTATCCTCCAGTATCCTTAGGTAATAAAGATATTGCAATTGGATATTACCAATGGGACTTTACAGAAAAAATTGAATTTATAGATCCGCCAAAAATTATAAATTCAACAGAAATTGTTGACATTGAAGGGAGTAATATACTTTTAAAGGTAAATAAAGTGAAAAAGGTTGAAAATCAGGTAATTGAGCAAAGTTTTTCTGATTCAGGATTTTCAATAATTTACTACTGCTTTGCATCAATTTTAGGAGTATTTACAGGACTTACTTTTGTGAACTCTAAAATAAAATA
- a CDS encoding ATP-binding protein: MAIPNKKKLGTKLLFYSLINVLIPIMLFGFVVTDTLNNILDDKAQSEVTTGISSLEQAINLKITEISITSNYITTTPGIIKGINERDKEELLLRINHFKSVSDADFVGIIDKDGKLITSTANDVNFEIEEISKELFKNNIESSFEVISSDTAYLIDNTSKIEGVDKALSIVVLKPIFDDNNQYIGSIIAIDILNNNFHMINDVKKITGSDATLFLGNKRITTSITHDGKKQVGTEVSSLVWDYIQTGNDYKGTTEVLGVSYITIYRPIYNSKNELIGMMFVGSPQTYAAVAKNEIKEKIIIIAILCILLSVITSTYSNYRIKKPIMDLKRGTEEFGKGNYEYKTNIKSGDELELLSNSFDKMAEKIAISNKELEKRALELEEKNTELKKLDDLKSDLIAIVSHEIRTPLTSIKGYVELVLDEAVGKINNSQRKCLTTARENVVRLNRLISSMLDLSKLAKGELEMHREEINIKKTIDEVIDDLKPISAEKNINITLEIDDIIINADKDRMKQVFINLIENAIKFSPENEIIEIKGKEEYHGDVSITVKDNGEGIPKDKLEKVFDRFYQADLSPKRKGKGTGLGLAVCKSIIQAHGGSIWVKSEIGKGCTFYIVLPKNIDN, from the coding sequence ATGGCCATACCTAACAAAAAGAAACTAGGTACTAAATTACTGTTCTATTCACTAATAAACGTATTAATTCCGATAATGTTGTTTGGATTTGTAGTAACCGATACACTAAACAACATTTTAGATGACAAAGCACAATCAGAGGTTACAACTGGAATTAGTTCTTTAGAGCAAGCAATAAATTTAAAAATTACTGAGATAAGTATTACTTCAAATTATATTACAACTACGCCTGGAATTATTAAAGGAATAAACGAAAGAGATAAAGAAGAACTTTTATTAAGAATTAATCACTTTAAAAGTGTTTCTGATGCAGACTTTGTTGGAATTATTGATAAAGATGGAAAATTAATTACTTCAACTGCTAATGATGTAAATTTTGAAATTGAAGAGATTTCTAAAGAATTATTTAAAAATAATATTGAATCATCGTTTGAAGTAATTTCTAGCGATACTGCATATTTAATAGATAATACTTCAAAAATTGAAGGGGTAGATAAAGCCCTTTCAATAGTAGTTTTAAAACCCATTTTTGATGATAACAATCAATATATCGGTTCAATAATTGCAATTGATATATTAAATAATAATTTTCACATGATAAATGACGTTAAAAAAATTACCGGAAGTGATGCAACACTATTTCTTGGTAACAAAAGAATTACAACAAGTATCACTCATGATGGAAAAAAGCAAGTTGGAACTGAAGTTTCAAGCCTAGTTTGGGATTATATTCAAACCGGAAACGACTACAAGGGAACTACTGAAGTTTTAGGAGTTTCATATATTACCATATATAGGCCAATTTATAATTCAAAAAATGAATTAATTGGAATGATGTTTGTAGGTTCCCCTCAAACTTATGCAGCAGTCGCTAAAAACGAAATTAAAGAAAAAATTATAATTATTGCAATTTTATGCATATTACTTTCAGTTATTACTTCAACATACTCAAATTATCGGATTAAAAAGCCGATAATGGATTTAAAACGTGGAACTGAAGAATTTGGTAAAGGAAATTATGAGTATAAAACAAATATCAAATCAGGAGATGAATTAGAACTTTTATCAAATTCGTTTGATAAAATGGCTGAAAAAATAGCCATTTCAAATAAAGAACTTGAAAAACGAGCATTAGAGTTAGAAGAAAAAAATACTGAATTAAAAAAACTTGATGACTTAAAATCAGACCTTATTGCAATAGTTTCACATGAAATTAGAACTCCGCTAACTTCAATTAAAGGTTACGTTGAATTAGTGCTTGATGAAGCTGTTGGAAAAATTAATAATTCGCAGAGAAAATGTCTTACTACGGCACGTGAAAATGTAGTGCGACTAAACAGGCTTATTTCAAGTATGCTTGACCTTTCAAAGTTAGCTAAGGGGGAACTTGAAATGCATCGTGAAGAAATTAATATTAAAAAAACAATTGATGAAGTTATTGATGATTTAAAACCCATTTCGGCAGAAAAAAACATTAATATAACTCTCGAAATAGATGATATTATTATAAATGCAGATAAAGATAGAATGAAGCAGGTTTTTATAAATTTGATTGAAAATGCAATTAAATTTAGTCCTGAAAATGAAATTATCGAAATTAAGGGAAAAGAAGAATACCATGGAGATGTTTCAATAACTGTTAAAGATAACGGTGAAGGAATTCCTAAAGATAAATTAGAAAAAGTGTTTGATAGGTTTTACCAAGCAGACCTTTCCCCAAAAAGAAAAGGTAAGGGAACAGGATTAGGACTTGCAGTATGTAAAAGTATTATTCAAGCTCACGGTGGCTCAATATGGGTCAAAAGTGAAATTGGAAAAGGATGTACTTTCTATATCGTTTTACCAAAAAATATCGATAATTAA
- a CDS encoding methyl-accepting chemotaxis protein codes for MKIINKKLSNKLLFFSVISVLIPILILSFVATDTIEGILDKNAQSNVDTSMNALEESITLRKAEIESVGEYLTTTPGIINGILNRDEKELLSRIQSFKDSVNADFIGIVDSNGHIITSTAGKDIQSAAIINGMKKAGVETSFEIISDNAASKMNKNYKVEGVTGALSLVIVKPVYNDGEYIGSIVAVEILNNNYKIVDEAKRITGDEATISLGTKRITTSLVTDGKRSVGTSISDNVWNHVRSTGEVYRGTAEVVGVPFVTSYKPIYDSNKNPIGMIFVGSPQTNAILAKNEARNKMILVALIGTILAVLISLITSKKITKPVEELKHATEEFGKGNYEYKSNIKTGDELEVLSNSFNSMAENVKNLMKTMDMDKAELAKLLSEVTTVMNNVSKGDFTARANENSKNNELQKAINKAVSNVAVLIKDLREEVILLNKQVQRVEGQLKGAEETATQVTEAATQVAEASSDQSSKLQDASDRLENTYEVAKSVYAAAEETVKSAKEISENSENGVKKVENAIKRMQTITNVIDDLGRSIQMLGEDGKKINEVTGLIKDIAEQTGLLALNASIEAARAGEAGKGFAVVASEIKALAEEIKKSVENINQTINGVHKRIDETVKLGNKGKDEVDKGVVAIDDVNNALLKINESVNGAVIKINGIKDGAQSAADNTEGALKNAQDIAALSEEFTATAEEVTASTEELNSIIEEIRNVAEEVTKIAERVTEKSSRFNI; via the coding sequence ATGAAAATAATAAACAAAAAACTAAGTAACAAATTACTGTTTTTTTCAGTAATTAGTGTTTTAATACCAATATTGATACTGAGTTTTGTTGCAACCGATACTATTGAAGGTATCTTAGATAAAAATGCTCAATCAAATGTAGATACAAGTATGAATGCATTAGAAGAATCAATAACTTTACGAAAGGCAGAGATTGAAAGTGTGGGTGAATATTTAACAACTACCCCTGGAATAATTAACGGAATACTAAATCGAGATGAAAAAGAACTACTTTCTAGAATTCAAAGTTTTAAAGATAGTGTTAATGCAGATTTTATTGGGATAGTTGATTCTAATGGACATATAATTACTTCAACAGCAGGAAAAGATATTCAAAGTGCAGCCATAATAAACGGTATGAAAAAAGCAGGTGTTGAAACTTCTTTTGAAATAATTTCAGATAATGCTGCATCTAAAATGAATAAAAATTATAAAGTTGAAGGGGTAACGGGTGCACTTTCACTAGTTATCGTAAAACCAGTTTATAATGATGGGGAATATATTGGTTCAATTGTTGCAGTTGAAATCCTTAACAATAACTACAAAATAGTAGATGAGGCAAAAAGAATTACTGGTGATGAAGCAACAATTTCACTTGGAACAAAAAGAATCACTACAAGCCTAGTTACAGATGGAAAAAGATCTGTTGGAACATCAATTTCTGATAATGTTTGGAATCATGTTCGTTCAACTGGTGAAGTATATCGGGGAACTGCTGAAGTTGTTGGAGTTCCTTTTGTTACTTCATATAAACCGATTTATGATTCAAATAAAAATCCAATTGGAATGATTTTTGTAGGTTCCCCTCAGACAAATGCAATTTTAGCAAAAAATGAAGCTAGAAACAAAATGATTTTAGTTGCATTAATTGGCACTATATTAGCTGTTTTAATATCTTTAATCACAAGTAAAAAAATAACAAAGCCAGTTGAAGAGTTAAAACATGCAACTGAAGAATTTGGTAAAGGAAATTATGAATATAAGTCAAATATTAAAACTGGCGATGAATTAGAAGTATTATCAAATTCTTTTAATTCAATGGCTGAAAATGTTAAAAATTTAATGAAAACAATGGATATGGATAAAGCAGAACTTGCAAAACTATTATCTGAAGTAACTACTGTAATGAACAACGTTTCAAAAGGAGACTTTACAGCAAGGGCAAATGAAAATTCTAAAAATAACGAACTACAAAAAGCAATAAATAAAGCAGTTTCAAACGTTGCTGTTTTAATTAAGGATTTAAGAGAAGAAGTTATTTTATTAAATAAACAGGTTCAAAGAGTTGAAGGTCAACTTAAAGGGGCAGAAGAAACTGCAACACAAGTTACAGAAGCAGCAACACAGGTTGCCGAAGCATCAAGTGATCAATCTTCAAAACTACAGGATGCATCAGATAGATTAGAAAATACTTATGAAGTTGCAAAATCCGTATATGCTGCTGCAGAAGAAACCGTTAAATCTGCAAAGGAAATTTCAGAAAACTCTGAAAACGGGGTTAAAAAGGTTGAAAATGCAATAAAAAGAATGCAGACAATTACAAACGTAATTGATGACCTTGGACGGTCAATTCAAATGCTTGGCGAAGATGGTAAAAAAATTAATGAAGTTACTGGACTAATTAAAGATATCGCTGAACAAACTGGCCTTTTAGCACTGAATGCTTCAATTGAAGCAGCAAGGGCAGGTGAAGCTGGAAAGGGTTTTGCAGTTGTTGCAAGTGAAATTAAGGCTTTAGCAGAAGAAATTAAAAAGTCAGTTGAAAATATTAATCAGACAATTAATGGAGTTCATAAACGAATCGATGAAACCGTTAAACTTGGAAATAAGGGTAAAGATGAAGTTGATAAAGGAGTAGTTGCAATTGATGATGTAAACAATGCACTTTTAAAAATTAATGAAAGTGTGAATGGTGCAGTAATAAAGATAAATGGAATTAAAGATGGTGCACAAAGTGCAGCAGATAACACTGAAGGAGCTTTAAAGAATGCACAAGATATTGCAGCACTTTCAGAAGAATTTACTGCAACTGCAGAAGAAGTAACTGCATCAACTGAAGAGTTAAATTCAATAATTGAGGAAATCAGAAATGTTGCAGAAGAAGTTACAAAAATTGCTGAAAGAGTAACTGAAAAATCAAGTCGATTTAACATTTAA
- a CDS encoding MarR family winged helix-turn-helix transcriptional regulator, whose amino-acid sequence MKIIENIDKIWEFMYLSSYAYLQDIISSEDLSELTMSDREYIGVIKKLKRPKLSEIAKSMGYTKTSVTNMVTKLENKGYLKRIKSKTDKREIIIELTEKGEALFKWDIEMYQRTLEEMKNALTSEELLIYEVLMEKIGKQIDEVLPNYYNKVDKKETIRTLYYPLKKI is encoded by the coding sequence ATGAAAATAATTGAAAATATTGATAAAATATGGGAATTTATGTATTTATCGTCTTACGCCTACCTTCAAGATATAATTTCAAGTGAAGACCTTTCAGAATTAACCATGAGCGATAGAGAGTATATTGGAGTTATAAAAAAACTTAAACGTCCAAAGCTTTCAGAAATTGCAAAAAGTATGGGGTATACAAAAACATCCGTTACAAACATGGTAACAAAACTTGAAAATAAAGGATATTTAAAAAGAATAAAGTCTAAAACTGATAAACGAGAAATAATTATAGAATTAACTGAAAAAGGCGAAGCATTATTTAAGTGGGATATTGAAATGTATCAAAGAACACTTGAAGAAATGAAAAATGCATTAACTAGTGAAGAACTTTTAATTTATGAGGTATTAATGGAAAAAATTGGAAAACAAATTGATGAAGTACTTCCAAACTATTATAATAAAGTTGATAAAAAAGAAACTATACGAACACTTTATTATCCTTTAAAAAAAATTTAG
- a CDS encoding cohesin domain-containing protein yields MKWKILMLSIMALLVINSCFAASIELSPNVINIQKGNNFTVDVLLRDIPEIAGYDSKLNYDKTILKLNSISLSTDVNSASLKDTNLNNDGSVSLLWMGNSVTGNLTVATFTFEAINEGDTKISLKNAALSDIEGQGINNFDTLDSEVLVFEPKPDLSIQNVTVVKSNAYEKNNISIIIKNIGQLDAVGFNVSLEISGIFESKYIKTVELLPNNSDAELIFEDVLLGPNNQISVHIDPENNIIEHKKENNQITFNEKPLERHISMILNSNIHPVNTGETFEVTVSLNNLTKNRPAKAVDGILKFDSNVLECLNFTFELVPSEAEGSYLENITISKKDVKFSIVDGEIKGDTVIAKATFKALTVGNSNISLESIVVSDVEGYEFNKMDVKYNYIMYKFLNDSKNIVIEESLFNKINKTKEISNNGSDINMTEIFFGNDSLVIPIVNSHVHKINQELFEKIEDILNNANDLKKTKINNESEMSSRLNKTLEGSQEILNSGFNVSNMGYDIKKDGNILKSRLTFNAVNTTNKSVLIMRFPIGNLNLDEIIVDTGTENVTLLENEFSSTVGWYRIPSEGVLEITLVKDPLVTIKLSSVLPSTDSPSSTNRRRSSSQSVTTIDQTEISKNVISSIKSEKIKQILSNAKVVAGNTVDHNYAANLRTDSIITTVSELNQDTVIVGGPLANPYAKMYDNKFDLKITNDYPGENKGVIQVKEINGYMVIYIAGSDRFGTLAALEYFKTLDELPEKPLIIEWTSTGSKLIK; encoded by the coding sequence TTGAAATGGAAGATTTTAATGCTTTCAATAATGGCCTTACTAGTTATAAATTCCTGTTTTGCGGCCAGTATTGAACTAAGTCCTAATGTAATCAATATTCAAAAGGGTAATAATTTTACCGTAGACGTGCTATTAAGAGATATACCCGAAATAGCAGGATATGACAGTAAACTAAATTATGATAAAACTATCTTAAAATTAAATAGTATTTCATTAAGTACTGATGTAAATAGTGCAAGTTTAAAAGATACGAATCTTAATAATGACGGTTCTGTATCACTATTATGGATGGGTAACTCAGTTACTGGAAATTTAACTGTTGCTACATTTACATTTGAAGCAATTAATGAAGGAGATACTAAAATATCATTAAAAAATGCAGCACTATCTGATATTGAGGGTCAGGGAATTAATAATTTTGATACTTTAGATTCGGAAGTGTTGGTATTTGAACCAAAACCTGATTTATCGATTCAAAATGTAACTGTAGTAAAATCTAATGCTTATGAAAAAAATAATATTTCCATTATTATTAAAAATATCGGCCAGTTAGATGCAGTGGGATTTAATGTTTCATTAGAAATTTCCGGAATTTTTGAATCAAAATATATTAAGACAGTAGAGTTATTACCAAATAATTCAGATGCTGAATTAATTTTTGAAGACGTACTTCTTGGACCAAATAACCAGATTAGTGTTCATATAGATCCTGAAAACAATATTATTGAACATAAAAAAGAAAATAACCAGATTACATTTAATGAAAAACCTTTGGAAAGGCATATTTCTATGATACTGAATTCAAATATACATCCAGTAAATACTGGAGAAACATTTGAAGTTACAGTTTCACTAAATAATTTAACTAAAAACAGACCTGCAAAAGCAGTTGATGGAATTTTAAAATTTGATTCAAATGTTTTAGAGTGTTTAAACTTTACTTTCGAACTAGTTCCTTCTGAAGCTGAAGGTTCATACTTAGAAAATATAACCATATCAAAGAAAGATGTTAAATTCAGTATAGTTGATGGGGAAATAAAAGGGGATACCGTAATTGCAAAAGCAACGTTTAAAGCACTAACTGTTGGAAATTCAAACATCAGTTTAGAAAGCATTGTAGTATCTGACGTAGAAGGATACGAATTTAATAAAATGGATGTTAAATATAACTACATTATGTACAAATTTTTAAATGATTCCAAAAACATTGTAATTGAAGAAAGTTTATTTAATAAAATTAATAAAACCAAAGAAATTTCAAATAATGGATCAGATATTAACATGACCGAAATATTTTTTGGAAATGATAGTTTAGTCATTCCTATAGTAAACAGTCATGTACATAAAATAAACCAGGAACTTTTTGAAAAAATTGAAGATATACTAAATAATGCAAACGATCTTAAAAAGACTAAAATAAATAATGAAAGTGAAATGAGCAGTAGGTTAAATAAAACATTGGAAGGTTCACAAGAGATCTTAAATAGTGGATTTAATGTCTCTAACATGGGTTACGATATTAAAAAAGATGGAAATATACTAAAATCAAGATTAACATTTAATGCAGTAAATACGACTAATAAGTCCGTATTAATAATGAGGTTCCCAATTGGAAACCTAAATTTAGATGAAATTATTGTAGATACTGGAACTGAAAATGTTACTTTATTAGAAAATGAGTTTTCAAGTACAGTAGGTTGGTATAGAATTCCTAGTGAAGGAGTTTTAGAAATAACTTTAGTAAAAGACCCATTGGTTACAATAAAACTTTCATCAGTTCTTCCGTCGACAGATTCTCCATCAAGTACTAATCGTAGAAGAAGTAGTAGTCAAAGTGTAACTACTATTGATCAGACAGAAATCTCTAAAAACGTAATAAGTTCAATAAAGTCAGAAAAAATTAAACAAATTCTTTCAAACGCTAAAGTAGTAGCTGGAAATACAGTTGACCATAATTATGCAGCAAATTTACGAACTGATTCAATTATTACAACAGTATCTGAATTAAATCAAGATACAGTAATTGTTGGAGGACCATTGGCAAATCCATACGCTAAAATGTATGATAATAAATTTGACTTAAAAATAACTAATGATTATCCTGGAGAAAATAAAGGAGTAATTCAAGTTAAAGAAATTAATGGATACATGGTAATTTATATTGCAGGTTCAGATAGATTTGGAACACTTGCAGCATTAGAATATTTTAAAACATTAGATGAATTACCTGAAAAACCATTAATTATAGAATGGACTAGTACTGGATCAAAATTAATAAAGTAA